In one Nicotiana sylvestris chromosome 8, ASM39365v2, whole genome shotgun sequence genomic region, the following are encoded:
- the LOC138875297 gene encoding uncharacterized protein yields MHSGTCYLELSICYGCGMRGHIHRHCRASRQGEGRGTTQSSIQAVATSSAPSPAQGTPAPASQDVVTGILTIQSHDVYALIDPGSTLSYVTPFVAMGFGIEPDQLHEPFLVSTLVSESITAARVYRGCVFTIRGRDTATDLMELGMVNFDAIMGMDWLYSCFAKLDCRTRTIRLEFPNDPVIEWKGDNVVPRGDEILGIPPDREIDFGIDVIPGMQPISIPPYRMAPTELKELNNK; encoded by the exons ATGCACtcagggacttgctatctagagTTATCTAtatgctatggatgtgggatgaggggGCATATTCACAGACATTGTCGTGCATCCCGCCAGGGAGAGGGTAGGGGTACAACTCAGTCATCCATCCAAGCAGTTGCTACATCTTCAGCCCCCTCCCCAGCACAAGGTACCCCAGCACCC GCTTCTcaagatgttgttacaggtattctgactatccaatctcatgatgtgtatgcacttattgaccctggttccaccttgtcctatgttaccccttttgttgctatgggATTCGGGATAGAGCCGGATCAGCTTCATGAGCCCTTTTTGGTGTCTACCCTAGTTAGCGAGTCTATTACAGCTGCTCGGGTTTATAGGGGATGTGTTTTTACGATACGGGGTAGGGATACCGCGACCGATCTTATGGAGTTAGGGATGGTCAACTTTGATgcaataatgggaatggattggctttattcatgctttgccaaacttgattgtcggactagaacCATTAGACTTGAATTTCCTAATGATCCCGTGattgaatggaagggagataatgtagttCCTAGAGgcg ATGAAATCCTTGGGATTCCACCggatagggagattgattttgggatcgatgtgataCCAGGCATGcaacctatatcaattccaccttacagaatggcaccgACAGAATTGAAAGAGCTTAATAACAAATGA